One window of the Onychostoma macrolepis isolate SWU-2019 chromosome 21, ASM1243209v1, whole genome shotgun sequence genome contains the following:
- the LOC131528654 gene encoding uncharacterized protein LOC131528654: protein MLTNSHPPSLYCLLLSFLCQLHHCCILSVPLLTLSPPSVRWDRRGSASLHRCRGWRIPRLTPPRPVDTAAPSWLLALSSPPWLLSPPSSLGSLVPWSVIDPSAASGLHSSGCTLSLRPFSSVRLLLPFGSTLVLCHSGSTAAFRIPASTLVAGAYCSALDLLILPFALALRLSISTSGSPTTCSATVSQPPGVVSHSSTMAPPSVGSTVGRHPGWGLGPSWLLLLQVPPVSTMAHSSIVSSLVFSVS, encoded by the coding sequence ATGCTGACAAATTCCCACCCGCCCTCCCTCTACTGCCTCCTCCTGTCATTCCTGTGTCAGCTCCACCACTGTTGCATCCTGTCAGTccctctgctcaccctcagcccaccatctgtgCGGTGGGATCGCCGCGGGTCTGCCAGTCTCCATCGATGTCGTGGCTGGAGGATCCCTCGTCTGACTCCGCCTCGGCCAGTTGACACAGCGGCTCCATCATGGCTCCTAGCTCTCTCATCTCCACCGTGGCTCCTCAGTCCACCTTCTTCGctgggctccctcgtcccttgGTCAGTCATCGATCCATCCGCCGCCTCAggactccactcctccggcTGCACCTTGTCCCTCCGTCCCTTCagctctgtcaggctcctccttccctttggctccaccttggtcctctgTCACTCTGGCTCCACCGCGGCCTTCCGGATCCCCGCCTCCACCTTGGTCGCCGGAGCCTACTGCTCCGCCTTGGACCTCCTAATCCTCCCATTTGCCCTGGCTCTGCGGCTCTCCATCTCCACCTCGGGCTCccccaccacctgctccgccacGGTCAGTCAGCCCCCTGGAGTCGTCAGCCATTCCTctaccatggctcctccctccgtcggctccactgTGGGCCGCCATCCTGGCTGGGGTCTGGGTCCCTCCTGGCTTCTTCTGCTCCAAGTCCCTCCTGTTTCCACCATGGCTCATTCCTCCATCGTCTCCTCCCTGGTTTTTTCTGTCTCCTAA